A window of Campylobacter pinnipediorum subsp. pinnipediorum contains these coding sequences:
- a CDS encoding HDOD domain-containing protein, which translates to MIDELKKRVKSLPSLPESFKKIESACNGDGGIDEVAKAIENDPMLVADILKIANSPLYGFSRQIKTVLQAVSLFGKHMTKALVTSLTIKNILKMDLSPYNISLQDFVDISNTQGAIAREWFKRLNPNLVDDIFLCALLQNTGKIILADQIIRMDKKIVFKDDIISSDNVSDVEMNYFETTSILLTADIFEHWEFAQNIVDIIRYSQDPKNSPEWIKQGSYALIIIRNLINCKESFSSKSITNAQNLAQECGFDTDLMLNAISNIKKI; encoded by the coding sequence ATGATAGATGAATTAAAAAAAAGAGTAAAAAGCCTTCCGTCTTTACCGGAAAGTTTTAAAAAAATAGAATCAGCTTGTAACGGAGATGGTGGCATAGATGAAGTTGCTAAAGCAATAGAAAATGATCCTATGCTTGTTGCTGATATATTAAAAATAGCAAATTCTCCACTTTATGGTTTTAGCAGACAGATAAAAACCGTGCTTCAAGCTGTAAGTCTTTTTGGAAAGCACATGACAAAAGCTCTGGTTACGAGTTTGACTATAAAAAATATTTTAAAAATGGATTTAAGTCCTTATAATATCAGTCTTCAAGATTTTGTCGATATATCAAATACTCAAGGTGCGATAGCTAGAGAATGGTTTAAGAGATTAAATCCAAATTTAGTCGATGATATATTTTTATGTGCACTTCTACAAAATACTGGAAAAATAATTCTTGCAGATCAAATTATAAGAATGGATAAAAAAATTGTTTTTAAAGATGATATTATTTCTTCTGATAATGTATCTGATGTGGAAATGAATTATTTTGAAACTACGAGTATTTTACTTACTGCAGATATTTTTGAACATTGGGAGTTTGCTCAAAATATAGTAGATATAATAAGATATTCTCAAGATCCTAAAAATTCACCAGAATGGATTAAGCAAGGTTCTTATGCTCTTATAATTATAAGGAACTTAATAAATTGCAAAGAGTCTTTTAGTAGTAAGAGTATTACAAATGCTCAGAATTTAGCACAAGAGTGCGGTTTTGATACAGATTTAATGCTAAATGCTATATCTAATATAAAAAAAATATGA
- the polA gene encoding DNA polymerase I: MSKKILTIIDTFGFFFRLYYAMPHLKNKQGNPSGMISGFASFINNLKDEFESDYIIFALDSKGKTLRHDIDNEYKANRSEPPKELKEQLPICIKMIEDMGLCAINKDGYEADDIIASAVKIAKSKDIFVRVVTHDKDLYQLIDDGKVSIYSPITKIEHDSNSCLEKYGVRPEKILDFLALIGDTSDNIPGVKGIGAKGAKKLLDEFKDIEDIYNNLSLVLNERTKNMLIEGKDSAFLSKKLATLFDDAFVDLPLDKATFPTENPLLSIVDTLYEYDLNKIIKNLKAQDTKDVLDLKFNPILITDEEKLQEILSTITSETIVAFDTETTSVDVSVAKLVGFSFCFNEDESYYVPVAHSYLGVGKQIDLGFCAWAVSQIYSGCVIGHNLKYDFAVVKNNLDINPPKNYKDTMILAWLSEPAMAVGMDALAKRLYNNYETLKFESIVKKNETFADVDLQIACKYASEDAWITLKFYKSFLNLLEPNLLELADKLEFSFIKVLLDMESEGIKLDIEKLRELIMSNDTKLKELTSEIYTLSGENFNINSVQQLGTILFDKLNLPAKKKTKTGYSTDESVLNDLIDSHEVIPKILSYRELYKLQNTYCEPLLNLALKDKNSRIYTSFLQTGTSTGRLSSKNPNLQNIPARGHLAKDVRSAFVAKDGFSFVGLDYSQIELRLLAHFSQDEALVKAFLDDEDIHTRTAISIFGEFDDQKRSVAKSINFGLIYGMGASKLSNQISISRAQAKEYISLYFKAFPTIKDFLEGIKIKAREDGFTTTLLGRKRYFDFINATPMQLAMYEREAVNTKFQGSAADIIKMSMVEIAKITDENAKLLLQIHDELIFEVKDEYAQEFGKKAQNIMQNITKLNVPLKTSLNYAKDWAGLK; the protein is encoded by the coding sequence ATGAGTAAAAAAATACTTACGATAATAGATACATTTGGATTTTTTTTCAGACTCTACTATGCTATGCCTCACTTAAAAAATAAACAAGGAAATCCAAGTGGGATGATAAGTGGTTTTGCAAGTTTTATAAATAATTTAAAAGATGAGTTTGAAAGTGATTATATAATTTTTGCTCTTGATAGCAAGGGTAAAACATTGCGCCATGATATAGATAATGAATATAAAGCAAATAGAAGCGAACCACCAAAAGAGCTAAAAGAGCAACTTCCAATTTGTATAAAAATGATAGAAGATATGGGGCTTTGTGCTATAAATAAAGATGGCTATGAGGCAGATGATATAATTGCAAGTGCTGTAAAAATAGCAAAATCAAAAGATATATTTGTTAGAGTTGTTACTCATGATAAAGACCTTTATCAGCTTATAGATGATGGCAAAGTAAGTATTTATAGCCCAATAACCAAGATAGAACATGATTCGAATTCGTGCTTAGAAAAATATGGTGTAAGACCTGAAAAAATACTTGATTTTCTAGCACTTATTGGAGATACTTCTGATAATATCCCCGGTGTAAAAGGTATTGGTGCAAAGGGGGCTAAAAAACTTTTAGATGAGTTTAAAGATATAGAAGATATTTATAACAATCTAAGTTTGGTGTTAAACGAACGAACAAAAAATATGCTTATAGAAGGAAAAGATAGTGCTTTTTTAAGTAAAAAGCTAGCCACTCTTTTTGATGATGCTTTTGTTGATTTGCCACTTGATAAAGCAACTTTTCCAACCGAAAATCCTCTTTTAAGTATTGTAGACACTCTTTATGAGTATGATTTGAATAAAATTATAAAAAACCTTAAAGCACAAGATACAAAAGATGTTTTGGATTTGAAATTTAATCCTATTTTGATAACTGATGAAGAAAAATTACAAGAAATTCTAAGCACTATCACAAGTGAAACAATAGTTGCTTTTGATACAGAAACTACTAGTGTTGATGTTAGTGTTGCAAAATTAGTTGGATTTTCGTTTTGTTTTAATGAAGATGAGAGTTATTATGTTCCGGTAGCCCACTCATATCTTGGTGTTGGGAAGCAGATAGATTTGGGGTTTTGTGCTTGGGCTGTTTCACAAATTTATTCAGGTTGCGTGATAGGTCATAATCTAAAATATGATTTTGCTGTTGTAAAAAATAATTTAGATATAAACCCACCAAAAAATTATAAAGATACAATGATACTTGCTTGGCTTAGCGAACCAGCAATGGCTGTTGGAATGGATGCATTAGCAAAACGACTTTATAATAATTATGAGACCTTGAAATTTGAAAGTATTGTCAAGAAAAATGAAACTTTTGCCGATGTTGACTTGCAAATTGCTTGCAAATATGCTTCCGAAGATGCATGGATAACTCTTAAATTTTATAAAAGCTTTTTAAATTTGCTTGAGCCAAATTTGCTAGAACTCGCAGATAAGCTAGAGTTTTCTTTTATAAAAGTATTGCTTGATATGGAAAGCGAAGGTATAAAGCTAGATATTGAAAAACTAAGAGAGCTTATAATGTCAAATGACACTAAGCTCAAAGAGCTTACGAGTGAAATTTACACACTTTCTGGTGAAAATTTTAATATCAACTCAGTTCAACAACTTGGAACGATACTATTTGATAAATTAAACTTGCCGGCTAAAAAAAAGACAAAAACAGGTTATAGTACAGATGAAAGTGTACTTAATGACTTGATTGATTCTCACGAAGTGATACCAAAAATACTATCATATAGAGAGCTTTATAAGCTTCAAAATACATACTGCGAACCACTTTTAAATCTAGCCTTAAAGGATAAAAACTCAAGAATTTATACAAGTTTTTTACAAACCGGTACAAGTACCGGCAGGCTATCTTCTAAAAATCCAAATTTGCAAAATATCCCAGCAAGAGGGCATCTTGCAAAAGATGTTAGATCTGCTTTTGTTGCAAAAGATGGGTTTAGTTTTGTTGGGCTTGATTATTCTCAGATAGAGTTAAGGCTTTTGGCTCATTTTAGCCAGGACGAAGCTCTTGTAAAAGCTTTTTTAGATGATGAAGATATACATACAAGAACTGCTATTAGTATTTTTGGAGAGTTTGATGATCAAAAAAGATCAGTTGCAAAAAGTATAAATTTTGGTCTTATATATGGAATGGGTGCTAGTAAATTAAGCAATCAAATAAGCATTTCAAGAGCTCAGGCAAAAGAGTATATAAGCCTTTATTTCAAAGCATTTCCTACAATAAAAGATTTTTTAGAAGGTATTAAAATAAAAGCAAGAGAGGATGGTTTTACTACTACTTTGCTTGGAAGAAAGAGGTATTTTGATTTTATAAATGCTACACCTATGCAACTAGCTATGTATGAAAGGGAAGCCGTAAATACAAAATTCCAAGGCTCAGCGGCCGATATTATTAAAATGTCAATGGTTGAGATTGCAAAAATTACAGATGAAAACGCAAAACTTTTATTGCAAATTCACGATGAACTTATATTTGAAGTAAAAGATGAGTATGCTCAAGAATTTGGTAAAAAGGCACAAAATATAATGCAAAATATAACAAAGCTAAATGTTCCATTAAAAACATCTTTAAATTATGCAAAAGATTGGGCAGGGTTAAAATAG